One Natronolimnobius sp. AArcel1 genomic region harbors:
- a CDS encoding multiprotein-bridging factor 1 family protein, which translates to MAKYSTGSSSSGGGTNCELCGAESNSLRLASVAGAELEVCPDCAPHDDNQKQSGSRGSGPGAGSGSGAGAGSSGQSEDQNRKKKAAQNVAKANPVWDGDSEHWEKEGTNYNDDPLPYLVSDYGESLIEARQDAGLKREELAEELGAREKDLLAVEQGRATQAGIGGGLIDALEERLDVELAE; encoded by the coding sequence ATGGCTAAATACTCGACCGGTTCGTCTTCCAGTGGCGGTGGAACGAACTGCGAACTCTGCGGTGCCGAAAGCAACTCGCTCCGTCTGGCCTCGGTCGCGGGTGCCGAACTCGAGGTCTGCCCAGATTGTGCGCCCCACGACGACAACCAGAAGCAAAGCGGGTCGCGCGGGTCGGGCCCGGGTGCTGGCTCCGGTTCCGGCGCAGGAGCAGGCTCGTCCGGGCAGAGTGAGGACCAAAATCGCAAGAAGAAGGCGGCACAAAACGTCGCGAAGGCAAACCCAGTCTGGGATGGCGACTCCGAGCACTGGGAGAAAGAGGGCACGAACTACAACGACGATCCACTGCCGTATCTCGTCTCTGACTACGGCGAGAGCCTCATCGAGGCACGACAGGACGCCGGCCTCAAGCGCGAGGAACTCGCCGAGGAACTCGGCGCGCGCGAGAAAGACCTCCTCGCCGTCGAACAGGGTCGCGCAACGCAGGCCGGCATCGGCGGCGGGCTGATCGACGCACTCGAGGAGCGCCTCGACGTGGAACTGGCGGAGTAA
- a CDS encoding alanyl-tRNA editing protein: MTGQRAAAEPYTTRFETEVTAVDGRTVWLERSYFYGASGGQPADQGRIADTEVVDVEYVDGTQVHVLADEPALRAGQRVLCSIDWSFRMYCMRAHTASHALYGAARTLLEDLEYGGLAFDGEDAVRVTLETTTAVDDETMLALNERLNRVVWESRPVSWDSIPLAEARERDDVVLTDATEESARNNGRVRVVTIGSADENGNGSGTSRLSGGFTVGNGGEPWDVAACGGTHVRNTREIGPVTILSRAPTADGALEIELAVGQRAIEQRTAEKRAALTATRTLEASVDAVPSALEREYDHDPTGPESYTDD; encoded by the coding sequence ATGACCGGGCAACGGGCAGCAGCGGAGCCCTACACCACACGGTTCGAGACGGAAGTCACCGCCGTCGACGGACGAACGGTCTGGCTCGAGCGCAGCTATTTCTACGGAGCAAGCGGCGGCCAGCCCGCCGATCAGGGTCGCATCGCAGATACCGAGGTTGTCGACGTCGAGTACGTCGACGGCACGCAGGTTCACGTGCTGGCCGACGAACCCGCGCTTCGGGCGGGCCAGCGCGTACTGTGTTCGATTGACTGGTCGTTTCGAATGTACTGCATGCGCGCACACACCGCGAGTCACGCACTCTATGGCGCGGCTAGAACACTGCTCGAGGACCTCGAGTACGGCGGCCTCGCGTTCGATGGCGAGGACGCAGTTCGAGTGACACTCGAGACGACGACAGCGGTCGACGACGAGACGATGCTCGCACTGAACGAGCGCCTCAATCGCGTCGTCTGGGAGTCCCGACCAGTATCGTGGGACTCAATCCCGCTCGCGGAGGCGCGCGAGCGCGACGACGTTGTATTGACTGACGCAACCGAGGAGAGCGCCCGCAACAACGGGCGCGTGCGAGTCGTGACGATTGGCTCTGCCGACGAGAACGGCAACGGGTCCGGAACGAGTCGACTCAGTGGCGGCTTTACGGTCGGGAACGGCGGTGAGCCGTGGGACGTCGCGGCGTGCGGTGGGACCCACGTCAGAAACACGCGCGAGATCGGCCCCGTTACGATTCTCAGTCGGGCACCGACTGCAGATGGCGCACTCGAGATCGAACTCGCAGTCGGTCAGCGAGCAATTGAACAGCGGACGGCTGAAAAGCGGGCCGCCCTCACCGCGACGCGGACGCTCGAGGCGAGTGTTGACGCCGTTCCGTCCGCACTCGAGCGCGAATACGACCACGACCCCACCGGACCGGAGTCGTACACCGACGACTAG
- a CDS encoding alpha-amylase family glycosyl hydrolase yields the protein MTDRDSNSDRNREQTTLEFESGDGSSHPGPPRFVTVGESFVNPNGNDMETRDELAPWNPRGDASYSWHVRDAPADSSATPTAAPITEFVPDVPGTYTLALEAPDGTHELTVRAFPEADERAPRPQVSLEATVTDDQIALEATATVTDGSDADLEVEYYVDDRDEATISADGTIPTAEITEPVRVYAVAVGERHSVPDALELVPDESANAGVRLEQPFEAPTWVENALVYEIFTRRFPDQDEPTFQTIADRLDHLESLGVDVLWLTPFLEAESGFGTPMDRGGPHGYNTRDYFSPDSDLGSLEDLEALVEACHDREIRVVFDLVINHTSETHPFYEAAVDSSHPDHERYRDWYRWEDTDEREPDTYFGWDGIPNLDHSNPAVREYLLEVIDFWAPKVDGFRTDVAWGVPLGFWTEVHDRLTSADTDFFLLDETLPSDVDMGGGRFHMHHDDVLHDTLEAIGEWAGAADAAGTTDAGDADAGQTEIKAEAGATDEEDAVADEFTDSAAGIDTASADAILEAVAERDRRGGHPDSLWLQYVENHDTDRYLTQYGRDAQKAAAAATFTLPGVPMVYYGQETGLETRREPMNWGAFDDDLHTYYEQLSDLRRTHSALQTDATLERIEYDTETDAAVAYAREDKNGTRVIVVLHFGEGEATVRFDEAVAETDLVTGSTVTRADTAASEGLSTGVTVDTVAVLEVTDADA from the coding sequence ATGACTGATCGAGACTCGAATTCGGATCGCAATCGAGAACAGACTACTCTCGAGTTCGAAAGCGGCGACGGGTCCTCACATCCCGGCCCCCCGCGATTCGTCACCGTTGGCGAGAGTTTTGTCAATCCGAACGGCAACGACATGGAGACGCGTGATGAACTCGCACCGTGGAATCCGCGCGGTGATGCGTCCTACTCCTGGCACGTCCGCGACGCACCCGCAGACTCGAGTGCAACGCCAACAGCAGCCCCCATCACTGAGTTCGTCCCCGACGTTCCCGGCACGTACACGCTCGCACTCGAGGCTCCCGACGGAACCCACGAGCTAACCGTTCGAGCGTTTCCGGAGGCAGACGAGCGTGCGCCCCGTCCGCAGGTTTCACTTGAGGCGACGGTCACGGACGACCAGATTGCACTCGAGGCAACGGCGACCGTCACCGATGGATCTGATGCAGACCTCGAGGTCGAGTACTACGTAGACGACCGTGACGAGGCGACGATCAGTGCGGACGGGACGATTCCGACCGCCGAGATTACGGAGCCGGTTCGGGTCTACGCCGTCGCCGTCGGCGAGCGTCACTCAGTTCCCGACGCACTCGAGTTGGTGCCCGACGAGAGCGCCAACGCCGGTGTCCGCCTCGAGCAGCCGTTCGAAGCGCCAACGTGGGTCGAAAACGCACTGGTGTATGAAATCTTCACGCGCCGGTTTCCCGATCAGGACGAGCCAACCTTCCAGACGATTGCCGACCGCCTCGATCACCTCGAGTCACTCGGGGTTGACGTCCTTTGGTTAACGCCGTTTCTCGAGGCCGAAAGCGGCTTTGGAACACCGATGGACCGAGGTGGACCCCACGGTTACAACACGCGCGATTACTTCAGCCCGGATTCGGATCTGGGCTCGCTCGAGGACCTTGAGGCCCTCGTCGAGGCCTGTCACGACCGAGAGATTCGCGTCGTCTTCGACCTCGTCATCAACCACACGTCGGAGACGCACCCGTTCTACGAGGCCGCTGTCGATTCCTCCCATCCCGACCACGAGCGCTATCGCGACTGGTATCGCTGGGAGGACACAGACGAGCGCGAGCCGGACACCTACTTCGGCTGGGACGGGATTCCGAACCTCGATCACAGCAACCCGGCCGTCCGCGAGTACCTCCTCGAAGTGATCGACTTCTGGGCCCCGAAAGTCGACGGTTTCCGGACGGACGTCGCGTGGGGCGTCCCGCTTGGCTTCTGGACCGAAGTGCACGACCGACTCACGAGCGCCGACACCGACTTCTTCCTGCTCGACGAGACGCTGCCGTCCGACGTGGACATGGGTGGCGGCCGATTCCACATGCATCACGACGACGTGCTCCACGACACGCTCGAGGCGATTGGCGAGTGGGCAGGCGCTGCAGATGCAGCGGGGACGACTGACGCAGGCGATGCCGACGCCGGGCAGACCGAAATCAAGGCCGAAGCCGGAGCCACCGACGAAGAAGACGCCGTCGCCGACGAATTCACCGATTCCGCGGCGGGCATCGACACTGCGAGTGCCGATGCGATTCTCGAGGCGGTGGCAGAACGCGACCGTCGTGGCGGCCACCCGGACTCGCTGTGGCTGCAGTACGTCGAGAATCACGATACGGATCGGTATCTCACGCAATATGGCCGAGACGCGCAGAAAGCGGCCGCGGCGGCGACGTTCACACTCCCCGGCGTGCCGATGGTCTACTACGGGCAGGAAACCGGCCTCGAAACACGCCGCGAGCCGATGAACTGGGGTGCGTTCGACGACGACCTGCACACGTACTACGAACAGTTGAGCGACCTCCGACGCACACACTCGGCGCTACAGACTGACGCCACACTCGAGCGCATTGAGTACGACACCGAGACGGACGCCGCGGTCGCCTACGCGCGCGAAGACAAAAATGGGACCCGAGTTATCGTTGTGCTCCACTTCGGCGAAGGCGAGGCAACGGTCCGGTTCGACGAAGCAGTCGCGGAGACGGACCTCGTCACCGGATCGACGGTTACTCGGGCCGACACCGCCGCCAGCGAGGGGCTTTCCACCGGCGTCACTGTCGACACGGTCGCCGTGCTCGAGGTCACAGACGCAGACGCATAG
- a CDS encoding glycoside hydrolase family 15 protein, with amino-acid sequence MTLHSALNDAKRTRADDTGRQFPGERRSTTGLFSGLDDRLVHVTPDGSSSDYSYSLCGLVGLERSRFGLVDDGDVQWFEDGTQRYVGASAVVETVHDLEDVTITQYDLTVGTVHLTHFELTDGGETLSEPTIRACLAFAPEGRVGQTGQLRHDDAIEIYHDRERNYVAASSDLEISGQVPADFETLLEPEPVEFPRNDDGDGRYEETRLSPIVLADADLAGSTPSTTIATLLTDSRARTGDRLEALERIRAAVSQYATSESLLEAGRVQAREHTPDLTALEDDNDIDGALADLRVLSLLRASNGARIAGPEFDPFFRYSGGYGYTWFRDDAEIASFLLEADQRVDLGLEQWHRQSAQFYAETQLPDGTWPHRVWPRSGDIAPGWANGRLETGTDDADYQADQTASVATYLAQYLQSVDSNSAAVENALLGALEGLDDTLEQDGLPERVQNAWENMTGLFTHTVATYLEAYATIAQAPIDPEKRQHAAERAQTVYRALDLLWTPDRGCYALRLADGELDDRLDGSTFALASAHAAYAALPETTLSAERIDRLVSHFETTLEGLYRDPSGPIEGIARFEDDPWRVQDQDDPKVWTVTTAWGAHAAAELSELLDAHTHDAASTFDQRARDLLALVDPNGTLRSDGNYLPEQFFDDGTPDSATPLGWPHALRLVTAVTLEEPSQSQTEPPLTR; translated from the coding sequence ATGACACTCCACAGCGCCCTCAACGACGCTAAACGCACGCGAGCCGACGATACCGGTCGGCAGTTTCCCGGTGAGCGCCGGTCGACAACAGGGCTGTTTTCGGGACTCGATGACCGGTTAGTTCACGTCACACCCGACGGCTCGAGCAGCGACTACTCCTATTCGCTCTGTGGCCTCGTCGGCCTCGAGCGCTCACGATTTGGGCTCGTCGACGACGGCGACGTCCAATGGTTTGAGGATGGGACACAGCGCTATGTCGGTGCGAGTGCCGTCGTCGAAACCGTCCACGACCTCGAGGATGTGACGATCACCCAGTACGATCTGACCGTCGGGACGGTCCACCTCACACACTTCGAACTCACTGATGGCGGTGAGACGCTCTCCGAGCCGACGATACGGGCCTGTCTCGCGTTCGCTCCGGAGGGCCGAGTCGGCCAGACTGGCCAGTTGCGCCACGACGACGCTATCGAAATCTATCACGACCGCGAGCGAAACTACGTCGCCGCCTCGAGTGATCTCGAGATCAGCGGACAGGTGCCGGCCGATTTCGAGACCCTTCTCGAGCCTGAGCCGGTCGAGTTTCCCCGCAACGACGACGGTGATGGGCGCTACGAGGAGACGCGACTGAGTCCAATCGTCCTGGCCGATGCCGACCTCGCCGGGTCGACACCGAGTACGACGATTGCAACACTGCTGACTGACTCTCGCGCTCGGACCGGTGATCGACTCGAGGCACTCGAGCGGATTCGAGCCGCCGTCTCACAGTACGCGACCAGTGAGTCGCTCCTCGAGGCAGGGCGAGTGCAGGCCCGTGAACACACGCCGGATCTCACCGCACTCGAGGATGACAACGACATCGACGGCGCACTCGCGGACCTCCGCGTCCTCTCGCTGTTGCGTGCGTCCAACGGGGCACGAATCGCCGGCCCCGAGTTCGATCCCTTCTTCCGATACTCCGGCGGCTACGGCTACACCTGGTTCCGAGACGACGCCGAAATTGCCTCTTTCCTACTCGAGGCCGACCAGCGCGTCGACCTTGGTCTCGAGCAGTGGCACCGCCAGAGCGCGCAGTTCTACGCCGAAACGCAACTTCCGGACGGAACCTGGCCACATCGCGTTTGGCCCCGCAGCGGCGACATCGCGCCAGGGTGGGCGAATGGCCGCCTCGAGACGGGGACCGACGATGCGGACTACCAGGCAGACCAGACCGCAAGCGTCGCGACCTATCTCGCGCAGTATCTCCAGAGCGTCGACAGCAACAGCGCAGCAGTCGAAAACGCACTGCTGGGCGCGCTCGAGGGCCTCGATGACACGCTCGAGCAGGATGGGCTCCCCGAGCGCGTCCAGAACGCCTGGGAAAACATGACCGGGCTCTTTACACACACCGTTGCGACCTATCTCGAGGCGTACGCCACGATTGCACAGGCACCGATCGACCCCGAGAAACGACAGCACGCAGCCGAGCGCGCCCAGACCGTCTACAGGGCGCTCGATCTGCTCTGGACGCCAGACCGGGGATGCTATGCGCTCCGACTTGCTGATGGTGAACTCGATGACCGCCTCGACGGGAGTACGTTCGCGCTCGCATCGGCACACGCCGCGTACGCGGCTCTGCCGGAGACGACACTGTCGGCCGAGCGAATCGACCGACTCGTCAGTCACTTCGAGACGACACTTGAGGGGCTGTACCGCGATCCGTCCGGCCCAATCGAGGGCATCGCACGGTTCGAAGACGACCCGTGGCGTGTGCAGGATCAGGATGACCCGAAGGTCTGGACGGTGACGACTGCCTGGGGCGCACACGCCGCCGCCGAGTTGAGCGAGTTGCTGGACGCACACACTCACGACGCCGCATCGACGTTCGACCAGCGCGCACGCGACCTCCTCGCACTCGTCGATCCCAACGGAACGCTCCGCAGCGATGGCAACTACCTCCCCGAGCAGTTCTTCGATGACGGGACGCCCGACAGCGCAACGCCGCTTGGCTGGCCCCACGCGCTGCGGCTCGTAACGGCCGTGACACTCGAGGAGCCATCCCAGTCACAGACCGAGCCCCCGCTGACACGGTAA